Proteins encoded together in one Lachnospiraceae bacterium JLR.KK008 window:
- a CDS encoding extracellular solute-binding protein, whose amino-acid sequence MKRKYYLWLPAFLSIALLSGCQKNNSDPKEQTTNSDAVNLTVWGAEEDEELLLQIIDSFKEEYREQANFVITYEPQSESHCTDALMENLEQGADVFAFADDQLNTLVAAGALEPVENAQEFINANLPEAVLAASVNDTLYALPLTADNGYFLYYNKQYFSEEDIKSLDRMLDIAAEQGKKVSMEWSSGWYVYSLFGNTGLTVGLNDDGITNYCTWNSTDGAVRGIDVARAMSGMAQHPGFISTDDAGFLEGVKNGTIIAGINGVWNAVAVESAWNSGFGAAKLPSYTCAGQQIQMASFSGYKLIGVNAYSKHRDWAAKLAEWIANEENQKLRFLLRGQGPSNITAAASEEVQSSPAIMALLEQSEFSSPQRIGGNFWEPVAAFTENMLAGNPKGESLQEQLDIMVEGIIAP is encoded by the coding sequence ATGAAAAGAAAATATTATTTATGGCTCCCAGCCTTTTTGTCGATCGCATTATTATCCGGATGTCAGAAAAACAACTCTGATCCCAAAGAGCAGACAACCAATTCCGATGCGGTCAATCTGACTGTCTGGGGCGCCGAGGAAGATGAAGAACTGCTCCTACAGATCATCGACAGTTTCAAAGAAGAATACCGGGAGCAGGCCAATTTCGTGATTACTTATGAACCGCAGAGCGAGAGCCACTGTACCGACGCTCTGATGGAAAACCTTGAGCAGGGAGCTGACGTCTTTGCCTTTGCCGACGACCAGCTGAATACGCTCGTCGCTGCCGGCGCGCTGGAACCAGTCGAAAACGCCCAGGAATTTATCAATGCCAACCTGCCGGAAGCCGTCCTGGCGGCATCTGTCAATGATACGTTATATGCACTGCCGCTGACGGCGGACAACGGCTACTTTCTATATTATAATAAACAATATTTTTCGGAAGAAGACATCAAGTCTCTGGACCGAATGCTGGATATTGCCGCCGAACAAGGCAAAAAAGTGTCTATGGAATGGTCCTCGGGATGGTATGTATATTCTCTGTTTGGCAACACCGGACTCACGGTCGGCCTGAACGATGACGGTATCACCAACTATTGCACCTGGAACAGCACGGACGGCGCTGTCAGAGGCATCGATGTCGCACGCGCCATGTCAGGAATGGCGCAACACCCGGGATTTATCAGCACGGATGACGCCGGATTTCTCGAAGGTGTCAAAAACGGGACGATCATTGCCGGAATCAACGGTGTATGGAACGCCGTTGCCGTGGAATCCGCATGGAACAGCGGTTTCGGGGCAGCGAAACTGCCCTCTTATACCTGCGCCGGACAACAGATCCAGATGGCATCCTTTTCCGGCTATAAACTGATCGGTGTAAACGCATATTCCAAGCACCGTGACTGGGCGGCGAAACTGGCGGAATGGATTGCAAATGAAGAGAATCAAAAGCTCCGCTTTTTACTGCGCGGTCAGGGACCATCCAATATAACCGCTGCTGCTTCAGAGGAAGTGCAAAGCTCCCCCGCAATCATGGCGCTGCTCGAGCAGTCAGAATTTTCCTCTCCGCAACGTATCGGCGGCAACTTCTGGGAACCCGTGGCTGCCTTTACCGAAAACATGCTGGCAGGGAATCCCAAAGGAGAAAGCCTTCAGGAACAGCTCGATATTATGGTTGAGGGAATCATTGCCCCATAA